TAGAGGGAATGTTTAAACGGCAGGCAGCCATCAGCATGCCGGGAACCACCTTGTCACAGTTCGGTATAAACACCAGGCCGTCAAAGGCGTGCGCCATGGCCATTATTTCAACTGTATTGGCAATAATCTCACGGCTGGGCAGACTGTATTTCATACCGGCATGGTTCATGGCAATGCCATCACAAACCGCAATAGTATTAAACTCAAATCCCACTCCGCCGGCGGCATTTATACCCTCTTTAACCGCTTCGGAGATACGCCTGAGATGAATGTGTCCGGGGACTACTTCGGTAAAGCTGTTTACAATACCTATAAAAGGTTTTTGAAAGCTCTCGGTGTTTAAGCCCAGAGCGCGCAGCAAAGACCGGTGCGGGGCACGTTCAATACCTAGTTTGACATCTTCGCTTTTCATTATAGGTTCTCCCGTTTAAAAGAATTAAAAACCGTCCTTTGGGGACGGGTGTACGACGGATTATTGGAAGTGTTTAACCTTAACACAGTCCACGTTTGCTGTCAAGCTGAAAAGCCGTTTTTGGCGGCCGTTTCAAGTATATCTGATTCTTTTATGGCCCCCTGGCGGATAATCTTCAAACCGTCAGGGTTTACCGCTATTATGGTAGATTCCACCCCTCCGCTCACCTGCCCGCCGTCAAGGATAAAATCCACCCGGTCACCCAGCTGTTTTTCGGCCTCAGCGGCATTAAGTGAGCTTTTGCACCCGCTGAGATTGGCGCTGGTGCCGGTTACCGGTTCACCAACCCGTTTCAGCATCTCAATTACCGCCGGCTGGTTTGGTATCCTTATGGCTACAGTTTCATTTCCGCCGGTCAGCTCAAGGGGTATATTATCTGTCTTGGGCAGCACCAGGGTAAGCCCTCCCGGCCAGTATTCTTTAGCCAGCTTGCTGGCCAGCGGCGGAAAAACTTTGGCCACCTGATTTATTTGGGAGATATCCCCTATTAAAGCCGGCAAACCCTTAGTATTGGCGCGGCCTTTTATGTCAAATACGCGCCTCACTGCCTGGGTATTGCTGGCTAAAGCCCCCACTGCATAAACTGTATCGGTGGGAAATACCACTACCCCGCCCCGCTTAAGTATGCTGACTGCCTGGTCTATCTGGCTTTCCATACCGGCATCAAACAAATTTGGTGTCATATATTTATTACCTCTGGCATTTACAAACCCGGTAAATATATCTAAATACTCTTAGGAAATTTAGTCAAGTATTATCCGGGAAAGCCCTATGAGAAACGGGCCTGTTTTCTTTACAATTTTAGCCTATAATGCTAAGCTACCATCAAGAAAATGATGAGCGAAATGAATAATATACAAACCACTGAAAGCCTGCGGGTTGCCACTAGCGGAGACATTGAGGTCTCTACTTATTTGGAAATTGCCAAGGAAAAGTCCGGCGCCAAACCGGAGTTTATTGATAACGAAGATGAAAGCCTGCGTGAATCAATAGTAATCTTTGATTTCGGTTCTCAATACAGCTTACTTATTGCCCGCCGTATACGTGAGATGCATGTTTATTGCGAGCTGGTTTCGCACGATACCCCTTGGGAGAAAATAGCCCACTTAAATCCCCGCGGGTTTATTCTTTCCGGCGGGCCTTCCAGTGTCTACGAAGCAGGAGCGCCTTTGGCCCCTGCTTATATATTTGAAAGTAAATTGCCGGTTTTGGGTATTTGCTACGGTATGCAGGCTATCACCCACCAGCTTGGGGGGGTAGTTGAGCACAGTGAAAAACGCGAATACGGCCATGCCTTACTCCACTCAAGCGTGGCAAATTCCGACCTCCTGTCGGATATGCCCGAACCCTCTCCCGTTTGGATGAGCCACGGAGACCGTATTGAGAAAATGCCGGCCGGGTTTACGGCGCTGGCTTACACTGAAAACTGCCCGGTGGCGGTTATGGGTAACGAAGCGGACATTTACGGTTTGCAGTTTCACCCCGAAGTTGTCCATTCCCCTAACGGCAAAATCATTCTTAAAAACTTTGTTTTCAATATTTGTAAATGTCATGCCAACTGGACTATGGGCAACTATATTCAGGAAAGCATTCATAATATACGCGAACAGGTCGGAGACGGTCAGGTTATCTGTGCCCTTTCCGGCGGGGTTGATTCGGCGGTAGTGGCTTCTCTTATCCACAAGGCCATTGGTGACCAGCTGACCTGCATATATGTAAATAACGGTCTTCTCCGGCGTGAGGAGGCTGACCGCACCCTGCATGTTTTCAAAAACCATATGGGTATGAAAATAATATATGTAGATGCGGTTGACCGTTTCCTTGATAGCCTTAGCGGAGTTACCGACCCCGAACAGAAACGCAAGGTTATCGGCAGTGAATTTATTAAAGTATTTGAAGATGAAGCCTGTAAGCTTGGCAAGATTGATTTTCTGGCTCAGGGGACACTTTACCCTGACGTCATAGAAAGCGTTTCTTCCGTATCTAAAGCTTCCGCCAAAATAAAAAGCCATCATAACGTGGGCGGCCTGCCTGCCCATATGAAGTTAAAACTTATAGAGCCTTTGCGCTATCTCTTTAAAGATGAAGTGCGGCTGCTGGGCAAAGAGCTGGGTTTGCCGGACGAAATGATTTGGCGTCAGCCCTTCCCCGGCCCCGGTCTGGCAATACGCATTATCGGTGAAGTTACCCGTGAAAAGCTGGAAATCCTCCGCGCGGCGGACTGGATTGTAATGAGCGAAATTAAAAAAGCCAAAATGTATCACCAGGTATGGCAAAGCTTTGCCATATTGACTGATGTTAAGTCTGTGGGTGTTATGGGTGATTTCCGCACCTACGGTTATCTGGTTGCAATCAGGGCTGTCACCAGCGAAGACGCCATGACGGCGGACTGGGCTAAACTGCCTTATGATTTGCTTTCAGTTATATCCAACCGGATTGTTAACGAGGTTAAAGAAGTGAACAGGGTGGTTTATGATATAAGCTCCAAACCGCCTTCCACTATTGAATGGGAGTAAGGTATTATGACCGGCGGTTATATCATGGGCAGAGGCTACACACCCGAAACCTGTCTGGATGAAGTTAAAAAAGCGCTGACAGATTTGGGGGGGAGGGCTTCGGCCGAAGAGATACTGCAGGCGGTCAGGAAAAAAGGCCACTGGAGTGATGAGGCTATCTGGCAGTGTCTGGAATCAAATACCATAAACTACCCGCCTGCCTGCCGCCGTGATACATCTGCGGATTCAAAGTTTCTTTTCCTGAGGGAAGACGGCAATTATGAGTTTTATGCCCCCCGTTGGCATGGCCGCTACGAGCGGGGCAGAAGAATAGTTTAGTTTTGCTGAGGAGACAACTCTGAAAGTTCTGGTTATTGGAAATGGGGCAAGAGAGCATGCTATTGTCTGGAAGCTCTCTCAGAGCCCGAAAGTTACTAAAATTTACGTTGCCCCGGGTAATGCCGGTACAAGCCTTATAGCTGAAAATGTGGCTATAAGCTGTACAAATATCAAAGGTTTGCTGGCCTTCGCCAAAGATAACTCCATTGATATCACTTTTGTAGGGCCTGAAGCACCGCTGGCAGGCGGAGTGGTAGATGTCTTTGCATCTGCCGGTCTGCGCATATTCGGACCCTGCCGTGAGGCAGCCCAGCTGGAATCAAGCAAGGTTTTTACCAAAGAACTGCTTCTTTCAAATAAAATCCCCACCGCTTACAGCCGCAGTTTTTCCAGTTATGAAAAAGCTTGTTCATATTTGAACCGGCTTGAAATGCCGGTGGTAATCAAGGCAGACGGTCTGGCAGGCGGCAAAGGGGTTACCGTTGCCCAAACCTATGAGCAGGCTATGGCGGCCTTATCAGATATTATGGAAGCCAAAATATTCGGCGAAGCCGGCGAAAACGTAGTTATAGAAGAGTGCATGGTGGGGCGTGAGATGAGCTTTTTTGCGGTTACTGACGGCAAAACGGTTGCTCCTTTAAGTGCCGCCTGTGATTATAAACGGATTTATGACGGGGATAAGGGTGCTAATACCGGCGGTATGGGCAGTTATACCCCCCCCGTGTTTTTTACACCTGAGCTTAAGGACGAGATAATGTCCCGTATTCTGCTCCCGGTTATCAAAGCCCTGGCTGAACGCGGTATTACCTATAAAGGTGTTTTATATGCGGGGCTGATGATGACAGCCGAAGGGCCAAAGGTCATGGAGTTTAATGCCCGGTTTGGAGACCCCGAAACACAGGTTTTGATGCCCCTGCTTAAAACAGACTTGCTTGAAATAGTGGAGGCAACCCTGGAGGGGCGGCTTGATAAACTTAGTATTGAAATGGAAGACTCCTGCGCCGTGGGAGTAGTCTTGGCTTCAGGCGGTTACCCGGCTGAATACCGCAAGAGATTGCCCATAAGCGGCCTTTCAGATATGCCTTCGGATATACTGGTCTTTCATGCCGGCACTGTTGTTTCTGAAGAGGATGAGATAGTTACCAATGGCGGGAGGGTACTCTGTCTGGTCAGCAAAGGCCAAAGCATAGAGGCTGCCCGGGAAAATGTATATAGGAACATAGGCAAGGTATCTTTTGAAGATTGCCAGTACCGCCGGGACATAGCCTTGTTTAACGGGAGGGAACTATGCCGCTAGTAAGTATTGTAATGGGCTCTAAATCTGATGCCGAGGTTATGAAACCTACTGAGGAAATACTGGAGAAAATGGGCATTTCTTTTGAGACGCTGGTTATGTCTGCTCACCGTACTCCCGAAAAAGTGCAGGAGTTTTGTCTGGGTGCGTCCGCACGGGGGGTTGAACTGGTTATAGCTGCCGCTGGGGGGGCAGCCCATTTGCCGGGAGTAATTGCCAGCTGGCTGACACTGCCGGTTATAGGCGTACCGGTGGCTTCAGGTGAACTCAAAGGGGTTGATGCCCTTTATTCCATAGTCCAGATGCCCGCCGGTATACCGGTAGCAACCGTAGCTATCGGAGCGGCCGGTGCCAAGAATGCGGCTTATCTGGCGGCTGAAATACTGGGTTTAAAATATCAAAATATCCGTCAGGCTTATGAAAGCTACCGTCGGGAACTAAAAGGTGAGAACAAATGATAGAGCGATACAGCCGCCCTCAAATGAAAAAAGTCTGGTCAGACGAAAGCAAATTCGGTTACTGGCTGGATATTGAAATTGCAGTCTGCGAAGCCTGGGCTAAAATTGGCGTGATTTCCCGTGAGGATATTACCAAAATCAAGCTGGCGCGTTTGAATTTCAAACGTATGGAAGAACTACTAAAAGAAACCCACCACGATATGACTGCCTTTCTGGGCTCGGTGGCCGAAAGCTTGGGTGATGAATCCCGCTTTATCCATATGGGCATGACTTCTTCAGACGTTATGGACACCGCCCTCAGCCTTCAGCTGGTCGAAGCCTCCAAGATACTTAACAGCGGCATTAAAGAGCTGATAAATGCCCTGGCTGCCAAAGCTATGGAGTATAAATATACTGTTCAGGTAGGGCGTACCCACGGCGTGCACGCCGAACCCATTTCATTCGGGCTGAAACTGGCACTCTGGATGGAAGAAATGAAGCGTAACCGCCAGCGCCTTGCGGACGCCACCAAAGCTATTACGGTGGGCAAAATGTCAGGTGCGGTAGGCACATATGCTACTTTATCACCCGAAATTGAAGAAATAGCCTGTAAAAAACTGGGGCTTTCCCCGGCTTCCATTTCCAATCAGGTAATCCAGCGTGACCGTCATGCTCAGTACATGACTACTCTGGCCATTATCGCCGGTTCGCTGGAGAAATTTGCTACCGAAATACGGGCTCTTCAGAAGACTGAATGCCACGAGGCTGAAGAACCATTTGAAAAAGGGCAAACCGGTTCGTCAGCTATGCCTCATAAGAAAAATCCTGAGCTTTGCGAACGAATTTGCGGTATTGCCCGTATAATACGCGGTTATTCCGTTACCGCCATGGAAAATCAGCCCTTGTGGCATGAGCGGGATATCAGCCACTCCTCTACCGAACGGGTAATAATGCCTGACGGCTGTCTGCTGCTGGATTACGCTTTGCACATTTTTACCAATGTTATAAAGGGTCTAAATGTTTTCCCTGAACAGATGGAAAAGAATCTTAACCTTACCGGCGGTCTGGTTTATTCACAGAGAGTTATGCTTGCCCTGATAAACAAGGGGCTTTCACGCCAGCAGGCATACAAGATGGTGCAGCGGAATGCTATGCGCACCTGGCAAGGCGAAGATAATTTTATGAACCTGCTCAAGGCGGATACCGAGGTTATGGAACACCTTTCTTCTGCCGAAGTTGACGAATTATTTGACTACAAATTTTATCTGCGCTACATAGATGATATATTCAGACGGGTAGGGCTGACTAATTCCCAGTGGAAGAAAGGCGGGGATGCCTCCTCTGACGAAGGACTGGCCCCCAGAGCTATATAAATGACTGATAACAAAGTACTCATGGAAACCGCCCTGCCGCTGCCTTCTTTTATTAAGGGTAAGGTGCGGGATACTTATCTGCTGGGTGATAAACTGCTTATCATTGCCAGTGACCGTATTTCAGCTTTTGATGTAATATTGCCTGGCGGTATACCCGGCAAAGGGCGGGTGCTTAACCGTATCTCCTCATTCTGGTTTGAAAAAACCGCCCGCATAATACCCAATCATGTTATAGAGCTGGTTGAAGATGTAAGCTGTCTGGATAAATATTTGCCCCCGGAAGAACGCTTTCGTTACCCAGAATATTTGAGCGGCAGAAGCATGGTGGTCAAAAGGGTAAAGCGGGTTTCGGTGGAATGTGTGGTACGGGGTTACATTGCCGGCTCAGCCTGGAGTGAATATAAAAAGACGGGTACGGTAAATGGTATGCCCATGCCCAAAGGTCTTTTACAAAGCCAGGAGCTGCCCGAACCTATATTTACTCCTACTACCAAAGGTGAGGGCGAACATGACCATCCTATGACCATTGCCGAACTGGAAGCTATGGTTGGCAAAGAGCTGGCTGATAAACTGGCTGAAAAAAGCTTGGCACTTTATAAACTTGGGCGGGAATATGCCCGCCAAAGGGGTATTATTATAGCTGACACCAAGTTTGAGTTTGGTCTGGACGGCTCAGAGCTTATCCTTATTGACGAAGCCCTTACCCCGGATTCCAGCCGTTTCTGGGATGAAAAGACTTATAGAGTAGGCGAAGCCCAGGATAGCTATGACAAACAGCCCGTGAGAGATTATCTGGAAGCTATCGGCTGGGATAAAGAGCCTCCAGGCCCGGTATTGCCGGATGAGGTTATCAAATCAACTACCCGCCGGTATGAATACGCGTATGAAAGAATAACCGGTATCAAACTGGTCTAGCTGGGTTTCACATATCCAAAATAAAAAAGGGGCTTTTCGCCCCTTTTTTATTCTATAAACTATTTAAATCAGTTTTCCAGCATGCCTTTGGTGCTGGGGGCAATGCCCTCACGTCTGGGGTCTAAACTGGTAGCTTTGTCCAGTGCCCGCGCCAGCGCTTTGAAAAGGGCTTCGGCCTTATGGTGGTCATTTGACCCATATAAAATACGGGCATGCAAATTAAGCCGCCCCTCAATGGCAAAGGTCTCCAGAAAATGTCTGACCAGGTCGGTGGGAAAACCGGTAAGGTCATTTTTGGAAAAGGGCAAGTCCACCACCGCATATCCCCTGCCGCTCAGGTCCAAGGCCACTGTCGCCAAGGAATCATCCATAGGTACAGTGGCATCAGCCATCCGTACTATCCCCTTGCGTTCCCCCAAGGCCTCGTTAAAGGCTTTACCCAGCGTAAGCGCCACATCTTCCACCAGATGATGAATATCATCCCCGTTAGCGGAAACATTTATGTCAAATAAACCGTGCTTGGCCAGCTGAGAGAGCATATGGTCAAACAGCCTGACCCCGGTGCACATTTCAGCCTGACCGCTGCCATCCAGATTCAGGCTAAGGCTTATGGTGGTTTCGGTGGTCTGTCTTTTTATAGATGCTGTTCTCTTGGTCATGTTATTCCCCCATTTCCCCAAGCGCTTTTAACAGTGCGTCTGTATCTTCGGGCTTGCCCACTGAAAACCGCAGGCAGTTTTCCATCATTGGGGCATCAAAGCATCTTACCAAAATGCCCTGTGACTCCAGTGCCTGCTGAACATCTTTAGCCTTGCCTTTAAGCAGCTTGCACAAAATAAAGTTAGCCGCAGACGGATATGGTTTCAGCCAGCTAAATTTACTTAGTTCAGTATATAACCGTTTACGTTCATCCACAATCTTTTTTACAGTTTCCAGCATATATTCGCGCTGAAGCATAGTCTGGCGGACGGCTGCATCAGCCGCAATATTAACCGAATACGGGTCTTTGATACGTGAAAGGTAATCTGCAATTACCGGCGGGAAAAGCCCGTAACCCACCCGCAGACCAGCCAGCCCTGCCCACTTAGAAAAGGTGCGCAGTATCATCAGGTTCGGGTAACTGGGCATATCCGTCACCATAGTCTGCCCGGTAAATTCGTAATAAGCTTCGTCAATTACAGTGGGTACGCCCAAATCCAGTATCTGCCGGATATCTTCTTTGCTTATGGCTGTGCCGGTGGGGTTATTGGGGGCGGCTATGAATATAAGCTTGGTTTTTGGGGTAAGTGCATTTTTAATGCCGCCGATATTTACATCATAACCGGCATCACGCGGCACATTGACCACGGTTCCGCGGTTCAAATCAGTATAAAACTTATACATGGCGAAAGTAGGCGGGCAGTTAATAACCTCATCTCCGGGGTTTATAAACAGCCGCAGCAGCAAGTCTATCAGTTGGTCAGAGCCCGCCCCGCAGATAATCTGCTCCATATTTACGCCTGTATATTCCGCCAGCAAACGGCGGATTTCAAATTGGGTGGCGTCAGGATAGATATGGTACTGGTCAAAGGTTGACATAGCCTTTTGGACAGTTGGCGCAGCCCCGTACAGGTTTTCATTGGCATCCAGCTTGATTATCCGGTTTTTTGTCTTTACCAGTTCCGGTGCTTTGCAGGCAGAATAGCCGGCAAACCCTTCTAAATCTGTCCGTATGTATTTTTTCATATCATATGTCATATCAGTTCTCACTTATTCCATCCGCTTTAAGGCGGCTTCGGCATGGCATTCCAGCCCTTCGGCTCTGGCAATAGTGACAGCGGCTTTCCCCAGCTTTGTCACTTCCTCTTTGCTCACGTTTACAATATCTATATATTTTACAAAATCCAGTATATTAAGCGGGGAACTGAAACGGGCAGTACCGGAGGTGGGCAAAGCATGGCTTGGCCCGGCTACATAATCCCCCATTACCACACTGGCTTTTTCCCCGTAGAAGATACAGCCAGCATGATTTATACGGGATAAATACTGTTCTGAATCCTTTACCAGCAGGCATAAATGTTCGGTGGCATACATATTGGCCAGCTTAATGGCCTCATCCATATTATCCACAACCGCAATCAGCCCGTTGTCCCTTAAAGACTGCCGGATAATATCCTTTCGGGCACAGCTACCAGCTTTTGTCTCCACAATATCATTCACCCGTTTTGCCAGTTCCGCAGATGTAGTCACCATAATAGGCGAAGCCAGTACGTCATGTTCGGCCTGGGCCAGTATGTCCGAGGCACAGTATTCGGCATTTGCATACTGGTCAGCCAGTATCAATACCTCGCTAGGGCCCTGAAGCCCGTCAATATCCACTACCCCGAATACGGCTTTTTTGGCAAGTGTAACAAATATATTACCCGGCCCGCATATCTTGTCTACTTTGGGAATAGATTTGGTGCCGAAAGCAAGCGCTGCCACCGCCTGAGCACCGCCGCAGGCAAACACCTTGTCTACTCCGGCTATATAAGCGGCAGCCAGAGTGGGCGCAGGTATTTTTCCGTCTGCTCCCGGCGGAGTCACCAGTATTATTTCATCTACCCCGGCTTCCTTGGCCGGAATAGCAGTCATCAACACAGTTGACGGGTAAAAAGCTTTGCCGCCGGGTACATACAAGCCTACCCTTTCCAGCGGGCGGATAAGCTGTTTGCCCTGCATAATTTCAGCTGCTTTCCAGACAGCCTCTTTCTGAAAGTGGTGATAAGCCCGCACCTGAGTGGCGGCAAGTTTCAGTGCTTCAAATAGTTCGGCAGGTATTTCACCAGCGGCCTGCTTTATTTCGGCTGGGCTTACCTCAAGTTTTGAAATAGCGGCACGGTCAAACTTCAGGGTATACTCTAAAACAGCTTTGTCACCCTGTTTGCGTATATCGTCAATTATGCCGTTTACAGCCTTTTCGGGGTCAACCCCCAGCCGTTTGGCAAGTTCGGCCCTCTGGGTTTCGTCCAGAAAGAACCCGGCTTTATCCCGGCGGGAGAGCCTTTTTTCTGCTGGGGCAAACCCGCGGATTATTTCCATTTTACTTTAGGCCTCCAATGCCTTTTTAAGCATACTTATTACCGTGTTTATCCGTTCGCTCTTGGCGGCGGAAACTACGCTCTGGTAGTTGGCTATAACACAGGCGGTAGATTCAAATAAAGTATCTATTATTTTCAAGTTATGGCGGGCA
This sequence is a window from Dehalococcoides mccartyi 195. Protein-coding genes within it:
- a CDS encoding L-threonylcarbamoyladenylate synthase, whose protein sequence is MTPNLFDAGMESQIDQAVSILKRGGVVVFPTDTVYAVGALASNTQAVRRVFDIKGRANTKGLPALIGDISQINQVAKVFPPLASKLAKEYWPGGLTLVLPKTDNIPLELTGGNETVAIRIPNQPAVIEMLKRVGEPVTGTSANLSGCKSSLNAAEAEKQLGDRVDFILDGGQVSGGVESTIIAVNPDGLKIIRQGAIKESDILETAAKNGFSA
- the purD gene encoding phosphoribosylamine--glycine ligase, whose translation is MKVLVIGNGAREHAIVWKLSQSPKVTKIYVAPGNAGTSLIAENVAISCTNIKGLLAFAKDNSIDITFVGPEAPLAGGVVDVFASAGLRIFGPCREAAQLESSKVFTKELLLSNKIPTAYSRSFSSYEKACSYLNRLEMPVVIKADGLAGGKGVTVAQTYEQAMAALSDIMEAKIFGEAGENVVIEECMVGREMSFFAVTDGKTVAPLSAACDYKRIYDGDKGANTGGMGSYTPPVFFTPELKDEIMSRILLPVIKALAERGITYKGVLYAGLMMTAEGPKVMEFNARFGDPETQVLMPLLKTDLLEIVEATLEGRLDKLSIEMEDSCAVGVVLASGGYPAEYRKRLPISGLSDMPSDILVFHAGTVVSEEDEIVTNGGRVLCLVSKGQSIEAARENVYRNIGKVSFEDCQYRRDIALFNGRELCR
- the hisD gene encoding histidinol dehydrogenase, with product MEIIRGFAPAEKRLSRRDKAGFFLDETQRAELAKRLGVDPEKAVNGIIDDIRKQGDKAVLEYTLKFDRAAISKLEVSPAEIKQAAGEIPAELFEALKLAATQVRAYHHFQKEAVWKAAEIMQGKQLIRPLERVGLYVPGGKAFYPSTVLMTAIPAKEAGVDEIILVTPPGADGKIPAPTLAAAYIAGVDKVFACGGAQAVAALAFGTKSIPKVDKICGPGNIFVTLAKKAVFGVVDIDGLQGPSEVLILADQYANAEYCASDILAQAEHDVLASPIMVTTSAELAKRVNDIVETKAGSCARKDIIRQSLRDNGLIAVVDNMDEAIKLANMYATEHLCLLVKDSEQYLSRINHAGCIFYGEKASVVMGDYVAGPSHALPTSGTARFSSPLNILDFVKYIDIVNVSKEEVTKLGKAAVTIARAEGLECHAEAALKRME
- the guaA gene encoding glutamine-hydrolyzing GMP synthase codes for the protein MEIAKEKSGAKPEFIDNEDESLRESIVIFDFGSQYSLLIARRIREMHVYCELVSHDTPWEKIAHLNPRGFILSGGPSSVYEAGAPLAPAYIFESKLPVLGICYGMQAITHQLGGVVEHSEKREYGHALLHSSVANSDLLSDMPEPSPVWMSHGDRIEKMPAGFTALAYTENCPVAVMGNEADIYGLQFHPEVVHSPNGKIILKNFVFNICKCHANWTMGNYIQESIHNIREQVGDGQVICALSGGVDSAVVASLIHKAIGDQLTCIYVNNGLLRREEADRTLHVFKNHMGMKIIYVDAVDRFLDSLSGVTDPEQKRKVIGSEFIKVFEDEACKLGKIDFLAQGTLYPDVIESVSSVSKASAKIKSHHNVGGLPAHMKLKLIEPLRYLFKDEVRLLGKELGLPDEMIWRQPFPGPGLAIRIIGEVTREKLEILRAADWIVMSEIKKAKMYHQVWQSFAILTDVKSVGVMGDFRTYGYLVAIRAVTSEDAMTADWAKLPYDLLSVISNRIVNEVKEVNRVVYDISSKPPSTIEWE
- the purE gene encoding 5-(carboxyamino)imidazole ribonucleotide mutase, which translates into the protein MPLVSIVMGSKSDAEVMKPTEEILEKMGISFETLVMSAHRTPEKVQEFCLGASARGVELVIAAAGGAAHLPGVIASWLTLPVIGVPVASGELKGVDALYSIVQMPAGIPVATVAIGAAGAKNAAYLAAEILGLKYQNIRQAYESYRRELKGENK
- the purB gene encoding adenylosuccinate lyase gives rise to the protein MIERYSRPQMKKVWSDESKFGYWLDIEIAVCEAWAKIGVISREDITKIKLARLNFKRMEELLKETHHDMTAFLGSVAESLGDESRFIHMGMTSSDVMDTALSLQLVEASKILNSGIKELINALAAKAMEYKYTVQVGRTHGVHAEPISFGLKLALWMEEMKRNRQRLADATKAITVGKMSGAVGTYATLSPEIEEIACKKLGLSPASISNQVIQRDRHAQYMTTLAIIAGSLEKFATEIRALQKTECHEAEEPFEKGQTGSSAMPHKKNPELCERICGIARIIRGYSVTAMENQPLWHERDISHSSTERVIMPDGCLLLDYALHIFTNVIKGLNVFPEQMEKNLNLTGGLVYSQRVMLALINKGLSRQQAYKMVQRNAMRTWQGEDNFMNLLKADTEVMEHLSSAEVDELFDYKFYLRYIDDIFRRVGLTNSQWKKGGDASSDEGLAPRAI
- a CDS encoding phosphoribosylaminoimidazolesuccinocarboxamide synthase, coding for MTDNKVLMETALPLPSFIKGKVRDTYLLGDKLLIIASDRISAFDVILPGGIPGKGRVLNRISSFWFEKTARIIPNHVIELVEDVSCLDKYLPPEERFRYPEYLSGRSMVVKRVKRVSVECVVRGYIAGSAWSEYKKTGTVNGMPMPKGLLQSQELPEPIFTPTTKGEGEHDHPMTIAELEAMVGKELADKLAEKSLALYKLGREYARQRGIIIADTKFEFGLDGSELILIDEALTPDSSRFWDEKTYRVGEAQDSYDKQPVRDYLEAIGWDKEPPGPVLPDEVIKSTTRRYEYAYERITGIKLV
- the hisB gene encoding imidazoleglycerol-phosphate dehydratase HisB → MTKRTASIKRQTTETTISLSLNLDGSGQAEMCTGVRLFDHMLSQLAKHGLFDINVSANGDDIHHLVEDVALTLGKAFNEALGERKGIVRMADATVPMDDSLATVALDLSGRGYAVVDLPFSKNDLTGFPTDLVRHFLETFAIEGRLNLHARILYGSNDHHKAEALFKALARALDKATSLDPRREGIAPSTKGMLEN
- the hisC gene encoding histidinol-phosphate transaminase translates to MTYDMKKYIRTDLEGFAGYSACKAPELVKTKNRIIKLDANENLYGAAPTVQKAMSTFDQYHIYPDATQFEIRRLLAEYTGVNMEQIICGAGSDQLIDLLLRLFINPGDEVINCPPTFAMYKFYTDLNRGTVVNVPRDAGYDVNIGGIKNALTPKTKLIFIAAPNNPTGTAISKEDIRQILDLGVPTVIDEAYYEFTGQTMVTDMPSYPNLMILRTFSKWAGLAGLRVGYGLFPPVIADYLSRIKDPYSVNIAADAAVRQTMLQREYMLETVKKIVDERKRLYTELSKFSWLKPYPSAANFILCKLLKGKAKDVQQALESQGILVRCFDAPMMENCLRFSVGKPEDTDALLKALGEMGE